The Lolium rigidum isolate FL_2022 chromosome 1, APGP_CSIRO_Lrig_0.1, whole genome shotgun sequence region ccgttgaaccaaggtttatgttcagattgttattcattatcatatcacctctgatcatgttccatatgatgtctcgtgagtagttcgtttagttcttgaggacatgggtgaagtctaaatgttagtagtgaagtatggttgagtaatattcaatgttatgatatttaagttgtggtgttattcttctagtggtgtcgtgtgaacgtcgactacacgacacttcacctttatgggcctaggggaatgcatcttgtactcgtttgccaattgcggggttgccggagtgacagaaacccgagcccccgttggtatatcgatgcgggagggatcacaggatctcgcagtttaaggccgtggttagatttatcttaattactttcttgtagttgcggatgcttgcaaggggtataatcacaagtatgtattagtcctaggaagggcggtacattagcataggttcacccacacaacacttatcaaaacaatgaagattaattagccgtatgtagcgaaagcactagactaaaatcccgtgtgtcctcgagaacgtttggttaatataagtaaacaaaccggcttgtcctttgtgctaaaaaggattgggccactcgctgcaattattactctcgcactttacttactcgtactttattcatctgttacatcgaaaccccctgaatacttgtctgtgagcatttacagtgaatccttcatcgaaactgcttgtcaacaccttctgctcctcgttgggatcgacattcttacttatcgaagatactgcgatacaccccctatacttgtgggtcatcatggacactctcaacattgatcacataacagaataaatagataaatgctatactctacactctcttgttggatgatgaacaccactaattgtgtaggattacacgaaccctcaatgccggagttaacaagctcaacaatattcgatattcatgtttaagtaaccttagagtgcatgacagatcaacataaccaaaccaagtactaacatagcatgcacactgtcaccttcacactacgaaaggaggaatagatcacatcaataccatcatagcaatagttaacttcataatctacaagagatcacaatcatagcctacgccaagtactacacgatgcacacacctgtcaccattacaccgtgcaggaggaataaactactttaataacatcactagagtagcacgcagatatattgtgatacaaaacacattgcaatcataaagggatataaataagcacttcactatgccattcataacgatgaataagtactcgtgaaatatagcctaagagacccatacggtgcacacactcgtcacctttacacacgtgggacaaggagtctccggagatcacataagtaaaatccacttgactagcataatgacatctagattacaagcatcatcatatgaatctcaatcatgtaaggcagctcatgagattattgtattgaagtacatagggagagagatgaaccacatagctaccggtacagccccgagcctcgatggagaactactccctcctcatgggagacaagcagcgttgatgaagatgacggtggtgtcgatggagaagccttccggggcacttccccgtcccggcggcgtgccggaacagagactcctgtgccccagatcttggcttcgcgatggcggcggctctggaaggtttctcgtaccgtggcttttccgtctcgtgttttaggtcatggacctttatataggcgaagaggcggcgtcagaaggtcaacgaggcaacgacaggggggcgcgggcccccccttggccgcgccggcctcatcgtttggtgggcctgtggcccccctccgcggctctcgggtgttccggaagattcatgcaatcctaagatgctcgggcgttgatttcgtccaattccgagaatatttccttactaggatttctgaaaccaaaaacagcagaaaacaacaactggcccttcggcatctcgtcaataggttagttccggaaaacgcatcaaaacgatataaagtatgcataaaacatgtagatattatcaataatgtggcatggaacataagaaattatcgatacgtcggagacgtatcagggctctaccggtagctatgcggttcatctctctctcccatggtgtgatctttatgtgatcgtgagctttgtgatctagttgaatatgtagatgttactcttgtctattatgcactttagaggttactttaatatgaactccggaatcactctccacggtgtgatggtgacagtgtgcgcatcgtgtgtgattcctttaagaagttgtggagcttgtttactccggcttgaggtgtgcttttgtagccctacacaatgaatgttgtttgttatccaacaagagagtgtttgagagtagcatttatttattcaattatgtgatcattgttgagagtgtccactagtgaaagtatgatccctaggccttgtttctaagcattgaaacaccgtttccaacaagttctgctacatgttcgcttgctgctatttttttttcagattacaattactacttataatcatccatattacttgtatttcactatctcttcgccgaactagtgcacatatacatctgacaagtgtattaggtgtgttggggacacaagagacttcttgtatcttaattgcagggttgcttgagagggatatctctgacctctacctccctgagttcgataaaccttgggtgatccacttaagggaaacttgctgctgttctacaaacctctactcttggaggcccaacactgtctacaggaatagaagcgtgtgtagacatcaaccACCCCCAAATAACACTGGTTGCATCCTAGCCGCCACATGGCCATCTTCATGACATGTTGCATATCTGGAACAAATCCATAGCATGCTACAAATCTGGAACAAATTCATGGTCAACTGCATATGTGGGGGATTCGTCCAAGCATTCTAGATAACTTGGCCCACCCCACCATGTTCACGCGGGACGAGATATAAAAACACGGCTGCTATAAAATACGAAGGACTAGTCAATTTAAAATGAATATGAGGTAAGATGTTTTTTACAATTTGCGGAACTGCTTGCACGAATCTCAAAGCTGGATTAGATGCACCGGATAAGACCGGGACACTCATGTGTATGTATATGtagagttgaatatgtagatgtattTGCGAAACTGCTTGCACGAATCTATATGAAGGACACACTCATATATATACTACGACCTAATGTGAAAATACCATTGCCACTGGAATCTTCGAGTATACTTGGCTCTACTACTTTTCAGCTCCATTATATTCGCCTCGTGCTCATGCCTTCACACACACCGACTCCGCCCCGTTTATTCAACAGTCAAGAATTAACTGAACATTTTATACGCTACCAATCTCCCAAGAAATGAGTAATGTAAGAAGAAGGAAAGGAATTAACAAGCTAGCCGGCAACAAATTTCAACACAGATATCGTATCTTTATCTTCCTAGCGGTGCGTTTTTTCCATGTGCATGAGCTGCTTCGTGGAAGATTCACGTGGCGGGTACGTCGGCCGTGACgagccctcctcctcccgcggcaTCTCATTTTCAAATCCTCGTCGCGCATTGATTCTTGATCGATCCGCTAATTAATAATGGGAGCTCCCCGCGTTGACGTTTGAATCCTTTGATGCGACCATTCGATCGAAGAAGTGGACAGCGCAACGAGACTTGAACGAATCTTGCTCTAGTTCAGACTCGCCGGGCgatcgccttctcctcctccggctcgTCCTCGCTGTCGTCGCCGACTCTGGCGCccgcgacgccgccgccgaggcaGTCGAAGCGCACGCTCCCCTTGTTCGAACTCGCGGACACAGCCGCCGACTTTTCGTCAATGGTCGCGGGCGTCGTCGTCGAGCCCGGCGCTCCCGCCGTCTCCGCGTCCGGCGCCCTCCTCGACGCCGCCCAGAACGGAACCCTGGACGAGAACGTCCTGGCGATGAACGACGGCCATCGGTCCGACCGGCCGATCCGCGCGCTCCGTGCGCCGGCGACGCCGCGGCCCACCGTGCGGCGCAGGCTCTCCTCGCCCGCGGCGACCATCTCCCTGCGCACCTGCTCCGGGAGACGCAGCGTGAACCGCTCGAGGTCGCGGTCGAGCCGCGCGGAGAGGGAGTGGCCCGTGGAGTGCGCGCGCGAGAACGGGCGGCCCGACCGCGACCGCACCGCGCGGCGCAGGCTCCCGATCCGCTCCAGTTCCGCCGCCTCCGTTCTCCTCTCCTCGTCCTCATTCTGGCCGTCCTCGCGGCTCATGTCGATGGCCACCTCcggccgctgctgctcctccccgGTGATGTTCTCCTCGGCGGCTTCGACTGCTGCTGGCTCCTCGGGGACGAGGCTGCGGCGGCAGACGGGGCAGGTGACGTGGGCGGCGAGCCACTCCCCGATGCAGTCCAGGTGGAAGGCGTGGCTGCACTCGGGGAGGAGCCGGAGCTGCTCCTCGTCCTCGAACTCGCTCAGGCACACGGCGCACTCCAGCGCCACGTCCTTGCCGCCGCCGGCCTGCTCCCGGAGCGCCCGCGCCTCGGCGTAGGTCATGGCGGGGAAGGAGGCGAGCACGTCCGGGTCGAGCCCGCGCGGCTGCCGGTTCTGCTCCTGCGGCGACAGCGTGAACAGCGCCGAGGTCCGGATGGTGTTGGCTGGGGGATCGCCCCGGCCGCAGCGGCGGATGTAGATGGAGAAGAAGccgatgaagaagaaggtggcGATCAGCGCCACGAGGAGCACCACCATGGGCGCGCTGAAGCTCGGCGGCTGCCTCGCGCCCGGCATGATCCCGCCGTCGCCATCCCGCGTCCTGTCCCACGGCTGGACCGGCTGCGCGGCCGCGCCCGCcgcaaggaggaggagcagcgcgGCGAGGTGCAGCACGTGGCTGCGAGTGGTCGGCGTCGGCATCGGCGCGTTGCTTGGGACGCGCGGTCGGTGGTGTCGTGGGCGCGCGCGGGAGGTGTTAAAACGAACGAGTGAAGCAAGCAACGCGAAGCGTGGCGAGCGGAACGGGTCTCGTCGTGGCGTCTGGTGGGTTTTTGCCGGCGTAGGCGAGCCGCGGTCAGATTTGTTGCATCAACAGCTGAAAAGAATAATTATATATACTAAGTATGCAATGTATATTAAAGAAATTAGAATAATTTTGTTTCTCGTATGTTGTGGATGGTTTATTCctattgtggaagatttgaaggTTAATTTATTTCATTATTATATCAGATGGGATTTTTTTCTTACAGTTTTGGTCATGCTAATTCTGATAATTCTGAGCAAACTAAGATTTAGATTAGTGCTTCCGTAGTCTAAGTCAATCATGAGCATCTCCACCGCATCCTCCAAAACAACGATCTGTCGGATAAAGCCGCACGTCCCAAAGCCTCTTCTAATCTGGCGCGGCTCAATAGACTATTGGGCGCTTCTACCTGTCCCCGCTACATAAGGGTCATTGCGGATACGCTGGACCCAACTAAAAGTGGCGCGACTAGTGGTGGGCCCTTCGCGTTAGTGACGCGGAGATATGGACACATGGGTATAAAACGACGTAATGGTGGTGCTACTTTCCCAACAAGCCGCACAACTTTCCCAGTGAGCGGCTTAATGGCGGTGCAGGGATGCGTCTCGTCGGATGGTCGTCTAGCCATAAGCATCGATGTTAATGCGCGCTACCGCCCCCGCCCGTCTCTTTGCCTGCCTCTGCCCTATAAAAGGCAACCTCATTCTCTCGCTGTTCTCCCCACACTCTCACCGCTCTCTCCCTCGTTGTGCCCTCAAAGACCTTGCCCACCTCTATATCCGATGTGTCGGGCAGCCGCAACGTCATCGCCATGAATGGCTTCGGCTGCGGTAGCCTCACCATCGCTGAGGCGTTGGAGTTGTACATGGCATGCTATCTGGTGCTGCCGAAGATGTGCCTgcccagcggcggctggaagatggccgtcaacatcgtcaacatccgtcccttcggggacatccgataaaaaaaaaaacatcgtCAACATCCCTGTGATGCCCACACCGAGCAGGTCCAACGTCGTCGCCTTCAGCCGAAGGAGCGCGTAGGTCCCACCTAGGTGGCTACCGACAATGATGAGTGGTGGATCGACCTCATTGAAACGTGTCGAAATGAAGAGATGCACCGGCTCGATGGCCTCATCAGACCGCAAATGCAGTGGAGCAAGGCCGACCACCACCTTTTCTAGGGATTGTCAGGCCGCACTCTCCTCGCTGTCATCGATGGCATTCTTCGCGGTGCGCCTAGACTGGAGATGCCGTCATCCCCGCCTCCGTCTCCAACGCAACCATCGTGCTGGCTTTCGAGAAGGACGAGTTCGCGCTCGTCCTCTTCCCACTCGTCTTCTTCAAGGCTGGCGCGCTACGCGCGCTGTCGTCCTACTGCCTCTCCCCCTACGTCGTGCCCAAGTGCGAGGTCTAGGAGGAGTACACGACGCCTGCACCGAGGCACAATCATGGCGCACATCACGATCTACAAGCCGACGGGGCAAGCGATGTTTGGCGGCGGCAGCTCCCTTCGCCGCTTGAAGCCGAAGGTAAATTATGTGGCGGAACAGACGCGCCCCAAAAGCGGCAACATGCGgtggcgtcccccaaacgctcgattcgCCGCTTTTGCCGAACTggtttggagatgctcttagatcttTGTGCCAAGATTCATGCAACTGCCCCACCCGACCTTGTCTCTTCCCCACTTCTTCTCAACCGCATCCCACGATGGAAAccggagagagagatggagggagggagggagagagagattgaGAGGGTTGACCAACCTATCTCGGCAGAGGAAGGAACTTAGGGTTGATAGTGCGGGGACTGGGGCTGCTGGCACCGGGGAAGAATGGCCGGCATAGAGGGATGGCCGTGGTGGCCGGGGACCACTGAGGAGGAGCTCGGACACGGCGGGCGGTGGGACAAGGGCAGTCTATGTGGAATTTCTTGCCAGCCTAGGTGGAATTTCGAAGTGATCTAAGCTGAGAGGCTAATACTTAACACGCTGTTGCAGTCTAGGTGGAATTTCTTGGCACGGCGCGCTGGCGCCGTCCAGGTGTCTCGATAGTAGGGATATGTCGTCGTGCCGGCGCGTGGGTTAGACTTTCGGGAGGCGTGCTTCGCATTTCTTGTGGCTGCGCAAAACACACGCAGGGTACCAGCTAGAGTGATCAGAGATTCGTGCGGCCAGACAGTGAAGATCTAGAGGACGTACGGCCCGGTCCTGCAAAGCTTGGacgagcaagcaagcaagcaacgtgTGGCAGTCGCTCGTAGCGAACACGACCGGTTCTAGTCTCGATCGACGTTCGTTTACACAGGACAAGAAAAATACTCTAGCTAGAACGAGAGCGACCATGCATGACATTCAGATCAACGCTAGGAACGGAGCAGCCGCGCGCTGCAGCGTGATGAGACCGCACCAAGACCGGCAGAAAAGCTAACTTGATTTTTCCGATCGACTAGCTCCTAGTCACCAGCTCAGTTCGCGACTCACCCGGCCGCCTCTCAGAAAAATACTGTACTAGATAGTCAAAACTCCGCACGTGGACCCTGAGCGCGCGGTGCGGCACGGTGTAGAATCACGACCGTATGTTCGATCGGGACAACATGTGCCCcggtccttagagcatctccgaaaatttacgTTTAGATTGGACGTAAATTTAACGTGGGGAGAACTAGTTTCCCAGCTgcgatctcaggcgaagacgccgatctaaatttgaaaaacggaaacttgacaaaatacggcaaaaaacgattgaatttagactaactttaatgatatttactatatagagggcgaagttcatacataggggccgaattcgactatatttcgaattcggccagGGGAATACAACtctaaatattaaaacacggcgctctacatgccgaaatggcggtagaacaccgtgtagtcgccgtcgccgccggcgccatcaTCGTCAAAGCCGTCGTCGTTAaactgcggcggcgccgacgccgcctggctgctgccttggccggcgtctccccaccggccactggtgcgaggcggagacggcgatggcttgtaccagtcgttGTCGGACccctcgaggtcgatgacggggacggggacggcgacgccggatggacGAGTCGCaagccggcggtagcgagcgacgtcctcgaggagcctcgcctgccgctccgcctcctcctggtcgaggggcatggcgttctcggcgggaacgaggtcctggagggacctcgccatgatggcctcgaggatggcggcgtcctcggcgctttcggcctcctccaccttcaccttcgccggcttgcgcttccgctcgccggaggtgtcgggtTCGCGCTTGGGGCGGAGCCGTCCTTGCGCCgtcgagggctcgcggatgacgatcccgCCGCTGCCGCGCGCGTGGGTGCTCGGCGGGGAAGACGGttcctttttcaccggcgcccaagatggcgccgacctggagatcgacctcgacgccgaaccggacgacgaggaactggcagccatgcgccgtggctgccgccTACTTacccggcggcggctggccgatgccctcgacagcgggggcatcgtcagaagggggaagttgccgccctcgatgtgctcgaggacggcctcgagcgTCCGGCCCGGCACGCTCCACCACCGCTTGCGTCCGGCggtgttgttgcgcggaggcggcgggccgtcgtacgcGGCGAGCTCATGTTCCCACCGGcgaaggaagtaggagttccacgccgtcaggttgtcggggtggtagcgtggctcggcgcggtcctggtccgacaatgttagtcggacctcctcgatggcggcttcGAGGGCGCGTCCCTGGGGcagcggcgggattggcacgccgcccgcacttagccgcctcccgccgccgggaggcctcgtgtccggcgggcaggggtaccccgcctggtggaggaggtgcccctcccacgcgtggagcgaccagcGGGGggagccgttgttggccgcgccgtcttCGTCATTGAACGCCATGGATCTCGTCGAGGGTCGAGGGAAGAAAGAGGAAGAGTAAGAGGAATGGTGCGACGCGTCGCGGCAAGCGGGGTATTTAGGCGGGGCTGGAGCCGGCGATTTAATGCCGCGTGGATGCTAcgtgtccgcggcgagctgaccggcggcagcctttactccgcgcggaagacgatgcgtttgtcgctgaccggccgggtccatctctcgcgcggaagccgaagccgaagcgaaagcgcgTGAGAGAAATCTCGGTGTTtcacgcgctttcgtttcgtccggagtccccgagcgcgcctcggaggaccggggatggcgtgggctcgccggatgtatttaggcccaaatccggagaaAAACGAGAAatcggggcgcgactgggccgaaattTGTCGTTCGGATGAGAAAAACGGCGCTCGGGGGCCAAGTCGGGgacacgagtggggatgctcttagtagTATAATGCAAAGTGTGCAGGGTAAttgcttaggctggtgccaatgcaccgccccgctctagcctcgccacgtcagctttttcctcactttcaccccactctcaccccaccttgccaatgcatgggctatagtgagagctctcacttctctctcctccacatcagcttttctctctcctcgacattagcttttctttttcagattacaacattaataataatgcaaggaaattattttattgaactaaaattgttaccgattacatcataaaaagaaattacataaaaatttgaaaaaattacataaatagttgaaaaaattacataatctaggcattatGAGCCCACACATGCTCTATCAAATCttgctggagctgtgtatacacCGGTGAGTCCCTCATAtcgttgtccatctgaatcctggctgctaggcttggtggtgcatggtggtgtattgCAGGGCCGACATTGGACTCAACGGTCTCATAGGTGTGCTCCAAATCTgtaccacgctcatcgtcgatgatcatgttgtgcagaatgacacatgcacgcatgatcaacccaagagtacgcctcgagtacgagcgtcccggaactgctagaatgttgaacctagccttcagcactccaaaggcacactcgacatctttgcgccaagctgatTGAGCAGCAATGAACATTCgctgcttttcactttgtggaagagtaacacctttcatgaacaccggccaggaggggtagatgccgtcggcaaggtagtaaccatagttgtactcgtgtccattcaccgtgaagttcactacgggtgcttctcccctaagcacgtccgtgaacaacggcgactggttgagtacattgaggtcgttgttggacccggccactcaaaaaaggcatgccagatccagcgatcatacgacgcaacggcttctaagattatggtagggtgtttgatgtctccccttgtgaattgaccagcaaaagccactgggcagttcctccactgccaatgcatgcaatcgatgctccctaacatgcccggaaagccacgctcctcggctttcgctaacgTACGCCGAGTATCCTCGACATTTGGTCGACGGCAAAAGTGTTCCCCGTAACGGCAATGATGCCTTCAcggaatctatctagacaatcgatgaagtttgtctagctaacttaagccactcatctattgtaTCTGCAGAGGCTCCATAAGCTAACGTACGCAAAGCCGCGAGTACACTTTTGCAGGGAGAaaaaccagcacggttgagagcatcattcctttgggtgaaatacggagagtattcacccaatctatccacaatgcgcaggaaaagggatcgcctcatccgataccttcgccgaaagaAGCTCGGAGGGTAGTTGCAGTCGTCGGTGAAGTAGTCCTCGAacagccgatcgtgggcaccaaGACGATCACGTctgatgaactctcggcggcgtcacggccgtcttggctcctcctcctcgttcagcATCTCCTCCTCGTACTCCGCCTAGAATGCAGCGATCAGATCACCCTCtattccgtcgctcgaactgctggacgaagacatggcgttgagaggagtggaaatggagagtggaggagatgaaatgggtgtggagtgagtgaaaccatatggaggtatttatagagggggggctaaaattttagggttttttgaagtaccaacggctaccccaacggctagctgaggtggacgaatcagatcgcgccacctcagccactaccgcccctctctcgcccatCTCTTGCCCGCTACCGCCCGCTtctcgccccactcccgcccgccctctcgcccgcccCCCTCTCGCCCCGGCCCGCCAACGCACCGCCCCGCCTCACGCCCCGCTCCCGCCTCACTcacgccgccaacgcgggcggtagccgggcggcagcgggcgctaccgccgggcgacCCAGCCACCGCCTGCCGCTACCGTCCCGCCCCACtaacgcccgcctcccgccccgccacggGCGCTATCGCCCTCACTGGCGCCCGCGTTGCACCAGCCTTAGCAAACTAAGCCTCGTTTTTTGCCTCCATcat contains the following coding sequences:
- the LOC124707341 gene encoding RING-H2 finger protein ATL29-like; amino-acid sequence: MPTPTTRSHVLHLAALLLLLAAGAAAQPVQPWDRTRDGDGGIMPGARQPPSFSAPMVVLLVALIATFFFIGFFSIYIRRCGRGDPPANTIRTSALFTLSPQEQNRQPRGLDPDVLASFPAMTYAEARALREQAGGGKDVALECAVCLSEFEDEEQLRLLPECSHAFHLDCIGEWLAAHVTCPVCRRSLVPEEPAAVEAAEENITGEEQQRPEVAIDMSREDGQNEDEERRTEAAELERIGSLRRAVRSRSGRPFSRAHSTGHSLSARLDRDLERFTLRLPEQVRREMVAAGEESLRRTVGRGVAGARSARIGRSDRWPSFIARTFSSRVPFWAASRRAPDAETAGAPGSTTTPATIDEKSAAVSASSNKGSVRFDCLGGGVAGARVGDDSEDEPEEEKAIARRV